Within the Cryptococcus neoformans var. neoformans B-3501A chromosome 1, whole genome shotgun sequence genome, the region TAGCTCTGAAGCAGCGAATGGGGCCACAGAAGATGACCAGGGTATGACCGTAGTCCGTGTTCGAGTCTATTGGTGTAAGTGACTGTTGCTTTTTTGTACACCTTTTTTTGCGGGGCTGACGGCATTTTGCAGATGCCTTTGTTCATGAAGGCATAACAACCGGTCTTAAGGGCGGTAGGCTACAccttgatgaagaagatatgGAAACAATGCAAGACATCATTGATAATAATGCACTGGTACGAGATTCGGTTTCTTTTCGGATATCAACCAAGTTTGCTACTGCCCCTATAAATTTAGCCGTAAGTGCTCAGAATCGCTGTCCTCCTTTTTGGTAAATGCTGTACTGATGCATTTTCGTAGCTTGCATGTCGAAAGATCAATAAAGCGCTCACTGGTCCTAAAGCAAAGCGGCGAACAGCTGTGAATGTCGATTTAGTTAAGCAAGCTTGGGAGGCCCTGGAACGGTGTTGGGAAGAGTTTGACGACTTGTTGAAGGTTGGGCCCAATCACAAATACATTTtgggggaagaagttgcTAGGCAAGTTTATCGTACTTTAATTCTGTTCATTTTGGAATTGACCTCATTGTCAGGTTTGCGGATGGCTGGAAAATCTTCCTTTTCGAGGCCCAGAATGTGATCTACAACAATCTGGAAGCACGGCGGCAGAAACTTTCTAATACTGCTGTCCAACTTACTGCCCGCATCACCGAATCTGCCTCGCCCTCAACCGCTAACAGTCCGGAAACCATGCACGCTGACCTCGTCACGATCGACCATTTGTTGGACATTGCCAAGAGTAAATGTGAAGTCAAAACGAGACAAATTGTTGATCTGGTAAAAACGTATGTTGGCACGAGGTTCTTTGAGTGGGATGCCAGTCTTGTACGAGATGGTACATACTACGCGGCCATGTGGTTGGTCAAGCAGGGAGGAAGCAGTGAAGATGTGGCAGTCTGTATCCAAGCGCTGAACGTAAGTAATGTCTTTTGGATAAAACTTATGTGTGCTTATGTTCTATCCCCTCCTAGGAACTGAGGTGGGCTCATGCGAAAGCCTGGGAACGTTCTGCAGAGTAAATCTGATTTCCGTGTCAACTGAATAGCACTGAAACTGACCCTTCATAGTCTCCGGAAAGAATGGCTTGAAAAACATGTGGTGGATGATCCTCAAGAGCAAAATAAAACCTGGGATTCTGTTATCACCAACCTTGAGAAGCTAGGAGAAGATAAAACAACAACTGAAGCGCCTCAAAGACAACACGAAGTCCTTGAGCAACCTAATATGCCCCGACACAATACCTGTAATCCCGGTATGGGTAATGAGAAATCCCAGTCTCAATTACAAGACAACTCGAAAAGGTTGAAACAAACACATGCAAGCCTCGACCACCATATtcatcaacagcaacaacagcccCATTCTTCCCAGATATACGCCTATCCAGATTCGCAACATCATCTACAGCAGTCCCTTCCCAACTCCTACCTGGATCAGCGGCATGTAGATATCATCCCACCTGGTTCCAATACCTCATATTCAAGCCAACCTTCCGGGATTTCTGGTCCCCAATATCAGACCGAAGGCAATCATACACCTACAACTGACTCGACCTTTACATCCTCACATACAACTCTCCCCATCAATGATACGAAGGTGAATGTCATGGACATGTCCAGCAGCTACCATCATGTTAACATGCGAGAAGGTCTCTTCGAAGATGATAGTTTCCACTCATCCCATGGCGCTCAGCAAACCCAGATGTATGAGGAAGCAGAGACGCGTAATGGCTCAGTCCCCTCGCATCATGGACTTGTTGGACACGGTCACGGCAATATCATGTTGGGTGAGAATGGGTACCGAGCGTACGAGAAATTTGACGGCCAGACGGGTTATATGGCCGCCGAAGGATATCCTCAATCGAGACAAATACACCAAGTCTATGACTACCACCACGatccttctcatctccatcctcacGTTCAAGATGCCCACACCCAAGGAACAGGGCAGGGCGACTACAACAGTTACCAGCATCCCACTGAGGAACTGCAAGGGCAATTCGTCCTCCAATATGATGGGACCCACCTATTTACCCCTTACTCCAACTAAGCATGGGTGAAGAAGTCGCTGGAGGTGGACAGAGGACATGGAGGCgaagtaaaaaaaaaattcgaaaaataaaaaaaaaagttgaAAAGAAAGGCGCACGTTCATAGTTCATACGTAGCGTCGTTGACCTTGTCATAGGCAAATGCTTTCCCCGTCTAGATTTTGGTCTCTACATACCCTGTTGTATCCTTTGTGCAACATTTGGAACTGTAAACTGTAATAAACTTCAATTGGTCTCTACATACCCTGTTGTATTCTTTGTGCAACATTTGGAACTGTAAACTGTAATAAACTTCAAAGCCAAAAAATGATACATTTCGATGATGATCAACGAGCGTCCTAAATAATCTCCCCAAAACTCAACCGAAAGAAACCAATAAACAGTTGTAATCGTATCTAACATTTAAGAACCGAGCCTCTTTTTAGAGACCCAGAGGTTTTAAGAATTCATACATGGTACCGTTGGATGCACGGGCCCGAGAGTAGCTCAATGGTATAAGTTTGAAAACGGTAGGATAAATGGTAACCGAATAATATGGAAGTGAAAAACATAAAAGTGGAACGTCAGGCGTAATCAGAGCCCGCTACGCGAGCGACAAACCGCCTCTCCCCGAATCTCCGCTCCCACTGCTCCTATTCATTCGCTCATTCAACAGGAGCATCAGAAGCATGCCTTGCCTTCTTGCTTCCGCCACCGGAATTTGCAGACGACGCAACTGTTGGCGAGCTGGGCTTTGACCGCACAGACACATTTTTAGACGAAGCGACACTGTTCTTGCGGGAAGGGTTGCTTTCTTTCGGTCCAGGACCCGCTCGGTTTCTACACACTCTGATTAGATATTGCAATTCTCGCCCGACTGCAAACGCACCTTTTCTTAATAACATCCGTCTTGAGCGACAAGGGTCGAACGACACCGTGCAGTTTCTGATAGATCATTAGAACGTCTCTAATTATATAGCTGAAAGACAGTACTCACGTAGAAAAGTCCACACGCATTGCACAACGGCTGCCCATCTGGATCTCGTCTCCATAAAGGAGTGTTTGTCGTCTGACAATTTGTACACATTGTGGGATTCTCACCACTAGGCATGATAGAGCCTGGCCCGCCTTCATTTTCACTCGTCGGCGTACCTGGTCGGGACTTATTATTTCCACTTGATCCCTTGTTCCCTTTACTGGAACCAGACCCAGCGTTTCCTGATGCATTAGTTGAGGCAGTACGACCGTGCTTTGATGATTCGCTTTGAGAAGACATCCTCAGAGCAGCGAGATTAGGAGTACTGCTAGATCTGTTCGGTGGCGGCATCTGTCTGTTGTCTACAGCCTTACCGCCTACAGCTTTTGGTAATGGCCGGATGTTGTTACCTGAGCTGTTGTTACTGGGCGTAGGAGCACCGCTTTGGGGAGAGACGGCACTGGGAGAGAATTCGTTGGCGGCCTGACCGGGCACGGCCCCAAGAACTTGAGAGGGATTGATGTGGGTAAACGGGCTCGCAGATGAGTTTGCATTGAGGTAGAGGTGCATGAGCTGCTGAAAATCAAAAGGATTGTCGCCTGTAGCTTGAGGCATCGAAGGAAGGGACATTCCGGGTTCAATGTGACCAAACGCCGAAGGAGAACCAAACGCTGACGTATCCGCTGTAACAGGATGACTTGCCCAGTCTGTCAAGTCTGCAAGGTCGTCATCACCTTCATGGTTCACATCATTGTTTTCTTGGGTCCCTGAAGGAGTTGCACTTGCGGCAGCTAGGTCAAAAAAATTCTCGTAGGATTGAGGGAAGCTGAAGGTGAAGTTTGATGTGGGGAAGCCGCTGTCACCTTCTGGAAGAGGACTATTCGCGCCCCCTTGAGGAGAGGCTTCGGCATGGCGCTTGCGAGGATTGGACATGAATTGaggagaggtggatggttcaccctcttccaacAATTTCACAGTGTGGTCGAAAGATGTCTTTCGCAcacgacgaggaagaaaccCATAATGAGGATGGAAGTTTTCTTGGCTATGTGTATAGAGACCTGGACCATTGATTCCAGGTAAGTTAGACGTAGCTTCTTCGGAAGGATTAAGCCCACTCGCGAGAGACATCTGAAGATGCTCCAGCGCGCTCCTGTTCTGAGGTGCAGAGGCGGGGTACAAGTCAGCCCCATTCATGTGCTCGACAGCTTGTTGCACTTCATCCtgctctccttctttctcggGTAACTGACTCAAGCTTTGCAGCATCATGCTAGAAGGACcagggagagatgaagcATGGTGATATTGATTCTGGTTGCCATGATGGCTTGTCGAGTGGGCGTTAGCGGCGTGAATGTTCAGACTACCGTGTCCGGCCATGTATTGGCCCATCTCTGCGATAGGTGTTCCGCCTGCAGCAAGAAGGTGATGAGCGTGAGCTTCACTGAAGGGGTTGCGGAATGGAGCCGCAGAACGGGAGCGTGACCTGGAAGAAGCACGCCAATCAATATCCATGGGTATGCGAGAACGGGATCGGCTTGCTGCTCGCCAATCGATATCCATGCCGCTAGGAAAAATAATCAGTAAATGACATCATGATGTTGACACGGTAACTCACTTTGGCGATTGGGAATTTGAGCTTGTTGCTCCAGCAAAACCAACAATTCTTGACTTCCC harbors:
- a CDS encoding hypothetical protein (Match to ESTs gb|CF188574.1|CF188574, gb|CF188885.1|CF188885, gb|CF187003.1|CF187003), whose amino-acid sequence is MSQHRPSPDQPSYYPLPHPPYQPQYAEPMPARPSRPMTISLPQFQPPPYSQQQSQTLLHSPFETPRSMPMSSTPLSSHIEGMVDYFSTWDGQTMQPVPDFHQHALQHQPLLPQHPSSLPLSNHSPNEWQSQAPRSSRKTSRQPNSKATSSDSMSSTKTTRQQFTACGACRHRRVKCDLKDKQEQAEKTALLESNGHTGPMREQAKKVQCSNCLERGLNCVDEFAPIKAAKQLRRGKRITEIEQLYGRSATDAASVHDNASTSSIKQPVSSVKSNTQPVHSIIPELTREFFESDFFRRFQVQRPVIDPGNFLERYLSQANPHAAAMGTEGAILCHVLYAWAVSYGVDEYGRLDLPEGGREPLTGVNVTNACPGEVQREKDRSVRKEKMKSVVKIILKEIDDCGVMRKPTWDGVRVLLMILPLTEGISTPVERLVMYDAAISQVFMLCSHVAMGYDGLPSASSEAANGATEDDQGMTVVRVRVYWYAFVHEGITTGLKGGRLHLDEEDMETMQDIIDNNALVRDSVSFRISTKFATAPINLALACRKINKALTGPKAKRRTAVNVDLVKQAWEALERCWEEFDDLLKVGPNHKYILGEEVARFADGWKIFLFEAQNVIYNNLEARRQKLSNTAVQLTARITESASPSTANSPETMHADLVTIDHLLDIAKSKCEVKTRQIVDLVKTYVGTRFFEWDASLVRDGTYYAAMWLVKQGGSSEDVAVCIQALNELRWAHAKAWERSADLRKEWLEKHVVDDPQEQNKTWDSVITNLEKLGEDKTTTEAPQRQHEVLEQPNMPRHNTCNPGMGNEKSQSQLQDNSKRLKQTHASLDHHIHQQQQQPHSSQIYAYPDSQHHLQQSLPNSYLDQRHVDIIPPGSNTSYSSQPSGISGPQYQTEGNHTPTTDSTFTSSHTTLPINDTKVNVMDMSSSYHHVNMREGLFEDDSFHSSHGAQQTQMYEEAETRNGSVPSHHGLVGHGHGNIMLGENGYRAYEKFDGQTGYMAAEGYPQSRQIHQVYDYHHDPSHLHPHVQDAHTQGTGQGDYNSYQHPTEELQGQFVLQYDGTHLFTPYSN